In a genomic window of Struthio camelus isolate bStrCam1 chromosome 16, bStrCam1.hap1, whole genome shotgun sequence:
- the LOC138061168 gene encoding maestro heat-like repeat-containing protein family member 7, translated as MQSLLPDSMEWLQDACREVRVGSLMLLRNILSYLEQKGSNPIVLQLAEKLLPRFDDEDSRVRELSMLLFKDLLEIVVGKNKRNLKQHAQRSLVPLFLHMSDKVQRVAQASQEALVSAAQFLKWEELKQLARRAETWKIGECVLLRDRSRAEQHLRQSLPYLENPDASLREAAVRFIALQPLENDAEPLVRCLVSQTIMNLRVPRRTSRFHLGALCPWLPRAWARWHPPART; from the exons atgcagagcctgctcccagacagcatggagtggctgcaggatgcttgcagggaagtgcgtgtgggaagcctgatgctgctgagaaacatcctcagctacctggaacagaagggctccaacccgattgttctgcagctggccgagaagcttctgcctcgctttgatgac gaagacagcagagtgcgagagctctccatgctcctcttcaaagacctgctggagattgtggtggggaagaacaaacggaacctgaagcagcatgcacagaggagcctggtgccgctcttcctccacatgagtgacaaggtgcagagagtggcccag gcctctcaggaagccctggtgagcgctgcacagttcctcaagtgggaggagctcaagcagctggccagaagagcggagacatggaagatcggggagtgcgtg ctgctgagggacaggagcagagcggagcaacacctgcgccagagcctgccttacctggagaacccggacgcatccttgcgggaggcagctgtgaggttcattg ccctccagcccctggaaaatgatgcagaacctttagtccgttgcctggtgtcacagaccatcatgaacctgagggtgccaaggagaacatcaagattccacctcggagcactgtgtccctggctcccgagagcatgggcgaggtggcaccctcccgccaggacgtga